One window of Oreochromis niloticus isolate F11D_XX linkage group LG23, O_niloticus_UMD_NMBU, whole genome shotgun sequence genomic DNA carries:
- the LOC109199909 gene encoding OX-2 membrane glycoprotein isoform X2, with protein MSHLGVSFYVISVFILGVSDKALTATIQTQQTVLAAVGEDAEFSCQLLETKDVLQVTWQKVTTGKKNVATYSKFYGQRVNDGFTDKFNFKYTGLQNCSIVIRNVTVQDEGCYHCLFNTYPEGSFTGKPCLQVYELHEPVVDVRESNSTEEWVVSCSATGRPAPTVTLSVSQQDLNFSQYNTVSVSNTNATFTVTTTAVLSGSRKHSTQVGCAARVLSAPHREVMVTIPDDDDDGLDKKSGSNQRNLGIRISVTLSSVVLVVLCVSALIFVGYMKKKSHSRKSS; from the exons ATGTCGCATCTTGGAGTCTCATTTTATGTGATCTCCGTTTTTATTCTCGGAGTCTCTGACAAAG CTCTAACAGCAAcgatccaaacacagcagactGTGCTGGCAGCAGTGGGAGAAGATGCTGAATTCAGCTGTCAGCTCTTGGAGACTAAAGACGTCCTTCAGGTCACATGGCAGAAAGTCACTACTGGGAAGAAGAATGTTGCCACCTACAGCAAGTTCTATGGTCAGAGAGTGAATGATGGCTTTACAGAtaaatttaactttaaatacACTGGACTACAGAACTGCTCCATAGTCATCAGGAATGTGACGGTGCAGGATGAAGGATGCTATCACTGTTTGTTTAACACTTATCCTGAAGGCTCCTTCACGGGTAAACCCTGCCTGCAAGTCTATG AGCTGCATGAACctgttgttgatgtcagagagtCAAACTCTACTGAAGAGTGGGTTGTTTCCTGTTCAGCCACTGGTCGACCTGCTCCCACTGTAACACTCAGTGTCTCACAACAAGACCTCAACTTCTCACAGTACAACactgtcagtgtgtccaacacCAACGCTACATTCACTGTCACCACTACAGCTGTGCTCTCAGGTTCACGTAAACACAGCACACAGGTGGGATGTGCAGCACGAGTGCTCTCTGCTCCTCACAGAGAGGTGATGGTGACGAttcctgatgatgatgatgatg gTTTGGATAAGAAGTCAGGATCTAATCAGAGAAATTTAG GAATCAGGATTTCAGTCACCCTGTCATCTGTGGTGTTGGTGGTGCTCTGTGTGTCTGCACTCATCTTTGTGGGTTATATGAAAAAGAAATCTCATAGCAGGAAATCCTCTTAA
- the LOC109199909 gene encoding OX-2 membrane glycoprotein isoform X1 encodes MSHLGVSFYVISVFILGVSDKALTATIQTQQTVLAAVGEDAEFSCQLLETKDVLQVTWQKVTTGKKNVATYSKFYGQRVNDGFTDKFNFKYTGLQNCSIVIRNVTVQDEGCYHCLFNTYPEGSFTGKPCLQVYELHEPVVDVRESNSTEEWVVSCSATGRPAPTVTLSVSQQDLNFSQYNTVSVSNTNATFTVTTTAVLSGSRKHSTQVGCAARVLSAPHREVMVTIPDDDDDGDLDKKSGSNQRNLGIRISVTLSSVVLVVLCVSALIFVGYMKKKSHSRKSS; translated from the exons ATGTCGCATCTTGGAGTCTCATTTTATGTGATCTCCGTTTTTATTCTCGGAGTCTCTGACAAAG CTCTAACAGCAAcgatccaaacacagcagactGTGCTGGCAGCAGTGGGAGAAGATGCTGAATTCAGCTGTCAGCTCTTGGAGACTAAAGACGTCCTTCAGGTCACATGGCAGAAAGTCACTACTGGGAAGAAGAATGTTGCCACCTACAGCAAGTTCTATGGTCAGAGAGTGAATGATGGCTTTACAGAtaaatttaactttaaatacACTGGACTACAGAACTGCTCCATAGTCATCAGGAATGTGACGGTGCAGGATGAAGGATGCTATCACTGTTTGTTTAACACTTATCCTGAAGGCTCCTTCACGGGTAAACCCTGCCTGCAAGTCTATG AGCTGCATGAACctgttgttgatgtcagagagtCAAACTCTACTGAAGAGTGGGTTGTTTCCTGTTCAGCCACTGGTCGACCTGCTCCCACTGTAACACTCAGTGTCTCACAACAAGACCTCAACTTCTCACAGTACAACactgtcagtgtgtccaacacCAACGCTACATTCACTGTCACCACTACAGCTGTGCTCTCAGGTTCACGTAAACACAGCACACAGGTGGGATGTGCAGCACGAGTGCTCTCTGCTCCTCACAGAGAGGTGATGGTGACGAttcctgatgatgatgatgatggtga TTTGGATAAGAAGTCAGGATCTAATCAGAGAAATTTAG GAATCAGGATTTCAGTCACCCTGTCATCTGTGGTGTTGGTGGTGCTCTGTGTGTCTGCACTCATCTTTGTGGGTTATATGAAAAAGAAATCTCATAGCAGGAAATCCTCTTAA